Proteins encoded by one window of Glycine soja cultivar W05 chromosome 15, ASM419377v2, whole genome shotgun sequence:
- the LOC114387867 gene encoding ATP-citrate synthase beta chain protein 1: MATGQLFSRTTQALFYNYKQLPIQRMLDFDFLCGRETPSVAGIINPGSEGFQKLFFGQEEIAIPVHATIEAACAAHPTADVFINFASFRSAAASSMAALKQPTIRVVAIIAEGVPESDTKQLIAYARSNNKVVIGPATVGGIQAGAFKIGDTAGTIDNIIQCKLYRPGSVGFVSKSGGMSNELYNTIARVTDGIYEGIAIGGDVFPGSTLSDHVLRFNNMPQVKMMVVLGELGGRDEYSLVEALKQGKVSKPVVAWVSGTCARLFKSEVQFGHAGAKSGGELESAQAKNQALRDAGAVVPTSYEAFEAAIRETFDKLVEEGKITPIKEITPPPIPEDLSTAIKSGKVRAPTHIISTISDDRGEEPCYAGVPMSSIIEKGYGVGDVISLLWFKRSLPRYCTQFIEICIMLCADHGPCVSGAHNTIVTARAGKDLVSSLVSGLLTIGPRFGGAIDDAARYFKDAHDRALTPYEFVEGMKKKGIRVAGIGHRIKNRDNKDKRVELLQKFARTHFPSVKYMEYAVQVETYTLTKANNLVLNVDGAIGSLFLDLLAGSGMFTKQEIDEIVEIGYLNGLFVLARSIGLIGHTFDQKRLKQPLYRHPWEDVLYTK; the protein is encoded by the exons ATGGCCACCGGACAACTATTCTCCCGCACTACACAGGCTTTGTTTTACAACTATAAGCAACTTCCCATACAGCGGATGCTTGATTTTGACTTCCTTTGCG GCAGGGAAACACCATCAGTTGCTGGAATAATTAACCCTGGTTCTGAGGGatttcaaaaacttttttttggtCAGGAGGAAATTGCCATCCCAGTTCATGCCAC CATTGAAGCAGCTTGTGCTGCACATCCTACTGCTGATGTCTTCATCAACTTTGCTTCATTTAGAAG TGCTGCAGCATCATCCATGGCAGCTTTGAAGCAGCCAACAATTAGAGTTGTTGCTATTATTGCTGAAGGAGTACCCGAGTCAGACACTAAGCAATTGATTGCATATGCCCGATCAAACAATAAG GTTGTTATTGGTCCAGCCACTGTTGGAGGCATTCAAGCAGGTGCTTTTAAAATTGGTGACACAGCTGGAACAATTGACAATATAATTCAGTGCAAGCTCTACAGGCCTGGATCTGTTGGATTTGTTTCTAAATCT GGTGGGATGTCCAATGAACTCTACAACACTATTGCCCGTGTAACTGATGGGATTTATGAAG GCATTGCTATTGGAGGAGATGTTTTCCCTGGTTCCACACTTTCTGACCATGTTTTACGGTTTAACAACATGCCACAG GTTAAAATGATGGTAGTACTTGGGGAACTTGGTGGGCGTGATGAGTATTCCTTAGTGGAGGCCTTAAAACAAGGAAAGGTATCCAAACCGGTTGTTGCCTGGGTCAGTGGCACATGTGCACGACTCTTCAAATCTGAAGTACAATTTGGTCATGCA GGAGCCAAAAGTGGTGGTGAGTTAGAGTCTGCTCAAGCAAAGAATCAGGCACTAAGGGACGCTGGAGCTGTTGTTCCCACATCATATGAAGCTTTTGAAGCTGCAATTAGGGAAACATTTGATAAATTG GTTGAAGAAGGGAAGATCACACCAATCAAGGAAATCACACCTCCACCAATCCCTGAAGACCTTAGTACTGCAATTAAGAGTGGAAAAGTCCGTGCTCCAACTCATATTATTTCCACCATTTCTGATGACAGAG GAGAGGAGCCATGCTATGCTGGTGTACCCATGTCTTCCATTATCGAAAAAGGTTATGGTGTTGGTGATGTTATCTCTCTTTTGTGGTTTAAACGAAGCCTTCCCCGTTACTGTACTCAATTTATTGAG ATATGCATCATGCTATGTGCCGACCATGGTCCTTGTGTCTCTGGTGCTCACAATACTATTGTGACAGCAAGGGCAGGGAAAGACCTAGTTTCCAGTCTCGTATCAG GTTTGCTAACAATTGGTCCTCGATTTGGGGGTGCCATCGATGATGCTGCTCGCTACTTCAAGGATGCTCATGACAGG GCACTTACTCCTTATGAGTTTGTTGAAGGTATGAAAAAGAAGGGAATTCGTGTGGCAGGAATAGGGCACAG GATCAAGAATAGGGACAACAAAGATAAGAGAGTTGAGCTGCTACAGAAGTTTGCACGAACACATTTTCCTTCCGTGAAATACATGGAATATGCTGTTCAAGTTGAGACCTACACACTCACAAAGGCAAATAATTTAGTTCTTAACGTAGATGGTGCAATTGGATCTCTTTTCTTGGATCTTCTTGCTGGTAGTGGAATGTTCACCAAACAAGAGATTGATGAAATTGTGGAGATTGGCTATCTGAATGGCCTCTTTGTGCTGGCACGCTCCATTGGTCTGATTGG ACACACCTTTGACCAAAAGCGATTGAAGCAACCACTTTACCGTCACCCATGGGAGGATGTTCTCTACACAAAGTGA